CAGGGAACATCTTAGACGATCTTGCGCTGTTCCTCGTACTCCAGGTACTCGATCTCGTCGTCGGGGTTGAGATCCTCGTCCTCGGGAATGCGCATCGTGAACGTGTCGTAGGTCTCCAGGTCCATCACCTGGGCGTCGTCGCCCGTGACGGAGACGACCTGTCCCTGCTTTCGCTGGATGATCGGCACCCAGATCTTCGCGTCGACGGGCTGAGAGAGCGAGCGCTTCTTGCCGTCGAAGACGCCTTTCCCGTCGATACGGGCCTTGGCACTGCCGTGCTTGCCCGGCTTGGCCGTGCTGTAGGCGGTGATCTTGCAGGGCGTCTCTTCCATCATCACGTAGCTGCCCTCGTCGAGTTCGCGAACTTCGGTCTGCTGTCGTGGCATACGCCCGGATTATCCATGTGCGAGTATAAACGGTTTGGAATGGCGGCGGGAAAAATCACGGACGACGGGGATCAGAACGGACACACCGAGGACTCACGGCTCGGCTGGCACCGGCTCCGGTGTCGTCGCGACGACACGATACACCGCGTAAACCCCCCAGACGATCAGTCCGAGGAGGATGATGTACGACCGCACTTCCAGCGGGACGAGCGCCTCGTGGACGATCTGGCCCTCCCCGTCGACGGGGTGTCCGCTTCCGAAGAGCATTTCCAGCAGGCCGATGACGACGACGCCGAAGACGACGAGGCCACCGCCCAGGTACGCTGCGATCTTGTCGGCTGTGTTGAGTTGTTCCATCTGTACTCACCTCCTTAGCCGATCAGGTACCGAAGCTTCGGGTGGTCTCGAACGAACGCGGTCCGCGCCAGGTACGCGTCGACGCCGAGCACGCGCC
Above is a genomic segment from Halomicrobium sp. LC1Hm containing:
- a CDS encoding translation initiation factor IF-5A → MPRQQTEVRELDEGSYVMMEETPCKITAYSTAKPGKHGSAKARIDGKGVFDGKKRSLSQPVDAKIWVPIIQRKQGQVVSVTGDDAQVMDLETYDTFTMRIPEDEDLNPDDEIEYLEYEEQRKIV